From Staphylothermus hellenicus DSM 12710, a single genomic window includes:
- a CDS encoding protein O-GlcNAcase, producing the protein MYVGVVEGFYGPLWDKIDRLSMIEFMQQIGLNIYIYGPKWDPYHRTRWRTPYPRSYIDMFTELIDAGNRKGVEIVYALSPGLTINYSDKNDRRQLVLKLEGLMEAGFTSIAIFLDDIPPILRGEGYKTLGEAQADLINYVVQELSPKNMFFCPTYYWGFREDYLGELGSLLENNVYIMWTGPAIVSRKIRLEDAKRFHEITGRKPFVWDNYPVNDYFLLKGIARLHLGPFTNREPEIWNYVSGYVANPMIEAEASKIPLYTLAEMYRKKQNYNPEESINNAIKHLYPEEYYETIRLYVELNKASPFNPYGDYVPSKNDVSRLKKMLYEINNINNKKLLEEASWIISKLQAITASLEGQRTRLEPRIQTAGDYDPMMNNEEMKFFFGEVIEKRRIWI; encoded by the coding sequence ATGTATGTTGGAGTAGTTGAAGGCTTCTACGGCCCCCTATGGGATAAAATAGATAGGTTATCAATGATCGAGTTTATGCAGCAAATAGGATTAAACATATATATTTATGGCCCAAAATGGGATCCGTATCATCGTACTCGTTGGAGAACACCTTATCCTAGAAGCTACATAGACATGTTCACAGAATTAATTGATGCTGGTAATAGGAAAGGAGTTGAAATAGTATATGCATTATCACCAGGTCTCACAATTAACTATTCGGACAAAAACGATCGCAGACAACTCGTATTAAAACTCGAGGGATTAATGGAAGCAGGTTTCACCAGCATAGCTATTTTCCTAGATGATATTCCCCCAATTCTTAGAGGCGAAGGCTATAAAACACTGGGCGAAGCACAAGCTGATCTAATAAACTATGTTGTCCAAGAATTATCTCCTAAAAACATGTTTTTCTGCCCAACATATTATTGGGGGTTCAGAGAAGATTATCTTGGAGAACTAGGATCACTTCTTGAGAACAACGTATATATAATGTGGACTGGCCCAGCAATAGTATCTAGAAAGATAAGACTAGAAGATGCTAAGAGATTCCATGAGATCACTGGGAGGAAACCATTTGTCTGGGACAATTACCCGGTAAATGATTATTTCTTATTAAAAGGCATTGCAAGACTACACCTAGGCCCCTTCACTAATAGAGAACCAGAAATATGGAACTATGTATCAGGATACGTTGCTAACCCAATGATAGAAGCTGAAGCTTCCAAAATCCCATTATATACATTAGCTGAAATGTATAGGAAGAAACAAAACTATAACCCTGAAGAATCAATTAATAATGCAATCAAACACCTCTACCCAGAAGAATACTATGAAACAATACGTTTATATGTAGAATTAAATAAGGCATCACCCTTCAACCCATATGGAGACTATGTACCCAGTAAAAACGATGTTTCCCGTTTAAAGAAGATGCTATATGAAATAAACAATATAAATAATAAGAAACTATTAGAGGAAGCTTCATGGATAATTTCCAAGCTCCAAGCAATAACTGCATCATTAGAAGGACAAAGAACAAGGTTGGAGCCGAGAATACAGACTGCGGGAGACTATGATCCAATGATGAATAATGAAGAAATGAAGTTCTTCTTCGGCGAAGTAATTGAAAAAAGAAGAATATGGATTTAA
- a CDS encoding MFS transporter produces MEERISSLKALLYGYGNLMGVGSALIVQWLLYYYCPPENSGLTPLAPIIAMGAIILFGRIVDAVSDPFIGYWSDKTMTRWGRRKPFIVIGFILMALSQILVWIPIVRGVSIINVLYAAILLGVFWFGFTAAIAPYLALLPEIATTKEDRVKLSTSQAFFSQVSLIISGVIVPILLGILGFLNTATVLTLIGITAMISIVLGIRERIRSAEKIATKMNLWEAVKITATNKTFLLYLVPTALLVLSTTMLQMALSYAVTVSAGLEKEHVSLFYLPLIIVSIITLPLYKHLASTIGKKKVYLLGMLLFLVPTLMIAFIGYIPIDPQIYLLVTGVIAGLFVTPLLMLPNAIIADITDVDEQITGYRREAIYFGTQGLITKTMAGIAGVTVSFLLGVFGYAPGNDLGVRLVYVVGALLLIPAALIFTKYPIEK; encoded by the coding sequence TTGGAGGAGAGGATTTCTTCTCTTAAAGCTCTGCTTTATGGTTATGGTAATCTTATGGGTGTTGGTTCAGCACTTATTGTTCAGTGGCTGCTGTACTATTATTGTCCTCCCGAGAATAGCGGGTTAACACCTCTAGCGCCAATCATTGCTATGGGCGCTATTATATTATTCGGTAGAATTGTAGATGCAGTCTCTGATCCATTTATTGGTTATTGGAGCGATAAAACAATGACGAGGTGGGGGAGGCGTAAACCCTTCATTGTTATAGGATTTATATTGATGGCTCTAAGCCAGATCCTTGTATGGATACCAATTGTGCGCGGAGTATCTATAATAAACGTATTATATGCGGCTATACTCCTCGGCGTGTTCTGGTTTGGCTTCACAGCGGCTATTGCACCATATCTCGCATTATTACCTGAAATAGCTACTACTAAGGAGGATAGAGTTAAACTATCAACTTCCCAAGCATTCTTTAGCCAAGTATCACTAATTATTAGTGGTGTAATAGTACCTATTCTCCTAGGAATATTGGGTTTCCTCAACACTGCTACAGTTCTTACACTGATAGGAATAACAGCTATGATTTCAATTGTTCTAGGTATTAGGGAGAGAATAAGATCTGCTGAGAAAATAGCTACTAAGATGAATCTATGGGAAGCAGTAAAAATAACAGCCACTAATAAAACATTTCTCCTCTACCTCGTACCAACAGCCTTACTAGTACTCTCAACAACAATGTTGCAAATGGCATTATCATATGCTGTAACCGTTTCAGCTGGGCTAGAAAAAGAACATGTTTCACTATTCTACCTACCACTAATAATTGTTTCAATAATAACACTACCACTATACAAACATTTAGCATCAACGATTGGTAAGAAGAAAGTATACTTGTTAGGTATGCTGTTATTTCTCGTACCAACACTAATGATTGCCTTCATAGGCTACATACCAATTGATCCCCAAATATACTTGTTAGTAACAGGCGTTATAGCAGGATTATTTGTTACCCCACTACTAATGCTTCCAAACGCAATCATTGCTGATATAACAGATGTTGATGAACAAATAACTGGTTATCGTAGAGAAGCAATATATTTTGGAACACAAGGATTAATAACCAAGACAATGGCTGGAATAGCTGGTGTAACAGTATCGTTTCTACTAGGAGTATTCGGTTATGCTCCAGGCAACGATCTAGGTGTTCGCCTCGTATATGTTGTTGGAGCACTACTACTAATACCTGCAGCACTAATATTTACTAAGTACCCTATCGAAAAATAA
- a CDS encoding ABC transporter permease encodes MFPAAFAIAFALKTGSRFEELVPGLIALALFFGSTSMSAASIMFERRLGSFERFLLFPISYTIIALGKTLSSFFFGILSSIVTLVIVFSLAPVPIYSSFLLLCYTILSTFMFSAFGVAICYMLKEPSQTMTVFNAIRFPMMFLSGIFIPIEKTPLILQIISLILPLTYSVEGMRYSIMGKAYINPWISLPVTAFLSIVFLLLTAYEIKLSMP; translated from the coding sequence ATTTTCCCAGCAGCATTCGCTATAGCATTCGCTCTCAAGACTGGCAGTAGGTTTGAAGAACTTGTGCCGGGACTAATAGCTCTCGCACTATTTTTCGGCTCAACATCTATGTCTGCAGCATCAATAATGTTTGAGAGAAGGTTAGGATCATTTGAGCGCTTCCTCCTCTTCCCCATAAGCTATACAATTATAGCTCTAGGAAAAACTCTTAGCAGCTTCTTCTTCGGAATACTCTCATCAATTGTAACACTTGTAATAGTATTCTCACTAGCACCAGTTCCTATATATAGTTCATTCCTTCTCCTATGCTATACTATCTTATCAACATTTATGTTTTCAGCTTTCGGCGTAGCTATATGTTATATGTTGAAAGAACCCTCGCAAACAATGACAGTTTTCAATGCTATAAGGTTTCCAATGATGTTTCTTTCCGGAATATTTATCCCAATAGAAAAAACGCCATTGATCCTTCAAATAATATCCCTAATACTCCCCCTAACCTACTCTGTTGAGGGTATGAGATACTCTATAATGGGGAAGGCATACATTAATCCATGGATTTCGTTACCCGTTACAGCATTCCTCTCCATAGTATTTCTCCTACTAACAGCATACGAGATAAAACTTAGTATGCCTTAG
- a CDS encoding ABC transporter ATP-binding protein has protein sequence MKYAIYTRDLTKYYGDLLAVDHVNLRVPYNIIFGFLGPNGAGKTTTIRMLCGLTKISSGDAIVNGYSIKDEPEKVKASIGVVPDISNLYPELTCYDNLMFAAEMHGVPSKRRRQRVLELLRFFGLTDKINVKFANLSKGLKRRLTIAAALVHKPKILMLDEPTLGLDVRSRRKMWALIRSLKEKGITIFLTSHNVYEVSRLCERIAIINKGRIVAEGTPSELRKLVPYEEAIELSVSDPRKLIKKISNSENIVKAYIENDTLKIVAKDPLAALIEITRVLRMEKIDVNYVSLRSADMEEVFLKIVEGNRIERSR, from the coding sequence ATGAAATATGCTATTTATACAAGGGATTTAACCAAGTACTATGGCGATCTCCTAGCCGTTGATCATGTAAATCTAAGAGTGCCCTATAATATAATCTTTGGATTCCTAGGCCCAAATGGTGCTGGTAAAACAACAACGATAAGGATGCTGTGTGGGTTAACAAAAATATCAAGTGGTGACGCTATTGTAAATGGTTATAGTATAAAGGATGAGCCGGAGAAAGTGAAAGCATCAATCGGTGTTGTACCTGATATATCAAATCTTTATCCCGAACTCACATGTTATGATAACTTAATGTTTGCCGCTGAAATGCATGGTGTGCCAAGCAAGAGGAGGAGGCAAAGAGTATTAGAGCTTCTCAGATTCTTCGGCTTAACGGATAAAATAAATGTAAAATTCGCAAATTTATCGAAAGGGCTTAAAAGAAGATTAACAATTGCCGCAGCCCTTGTTCATAAACCAAAAATACTCATGCTAGACGAACCAACCCTAGGCCTCGATGTGAGAAGCAGGAGGAAAATGTGGGCTCTAATAAGGTCTCTTAAAGAAAAAGGTATAACCATATTCCTTACAAGCCACAATGTCTACGAAGTTTCCCGGCTATGTGAAAGAATAGCTATAATTAATAAAGGTAGAATAGTTGCTGAGGGAACACCCTCAGAACTAAGAAAGCTCGTACCCTATGAGGAAGCGATAGAACTAAGTGTTTCAGATCCTAGGAAGCTTATTAAGAAGATAAGCAATAGCGAGAACATAGTTAAAGCTTATATCGAAAACGATACACTAAAAATAGTTGCAAAAGATCCCCTTGCCGCGCTTATAGAAATAACTCGTGTTTTAAGAATGGAAAAAATAGATGTAAACTATGTGAGTCTTAGAAGTGCAGATATGGAGGAGGTCTTTCTAAAAATAGTTGAAGGCAATAGAATTGAAAGATCTAGGTAG
- a CDS encoding transcription elongation factor: protein MKYPLDKICVKSGILCPNCQRKVDTGIVGKYEIPIMKAMMELEDEMKELRRGEYIKAYEVNGMVIVIVRDHWEKEEIEKISKALSAKLHRKSKVVVDTGDKKLLVEQILYPATLLGLNTLWLPDGSEQVIIRISRRDHRFIGGRKHAYESLLSKLLGRKVRIRFE, encoded by the coding sequence TTGAAGTATCCCCTAGATAAAATATGTGTTAAAAGCGGCATACTCTGTCCTAATTGTCAGAGAAAAGTAGATACTGGAATCGTCGGTAAATATGAGATCCCAATCATGAAAGCTATGATGGAACTTGAAGATGAAATGAAAGAGCTGCGTAGAGGAGAATACATCAAAGCATACGAGGTAAACGGCATGGTTATAGTTATAGTAAGGGATCATTGGGAAAAAGAAGAAATAGAGAAGATCTCGAAAGCATTATCAGCTAAGTTACATAGAAAATCCAAAGTAGTAGTTGATACTGGAGACAAGAAGTTATTAGTCGAACAAATACTTTATCCAGCTACACTACTAGGTTTAAACACTCTATGGCTTCCTGATGGAAGCGAGCAAGTGATAATTAGAATCTCTAGGAGAGATCATAGATTCATTGGAGGACGAAAACACGCATATGAATCATTACTATCAAAGCTATTAGGGAGAAAAGTTAGGATCAGGTTCGAGTAA
- a CDS encoding PIG-L deacetylase family protein, with the protein MMAEILQLIKQLPEQEVYRIIVKQYIAKDFDQAFDNAHRILCISPHPDDCEVGVGGLIAKYAGKGKDVYLVVMTDGSRGTRDPRMTRGRVALIRRREQEEAGRVLGVKNIYWLNYPDGELPYSYEVINKLVTLYRLLKPDIVLAPDPSLPYEAHPDHLNTGRAASTAAIFSGMPLYNRVDLETGLSPHSIRYIAYYYTSRPNTYIDITDTIEKKLEALRKHESQFKESWTLIEALIRVLGAIYGRKINVEYADAVKLVPAILLHAVPFTEYV; encoded by the coding sequence ATGATGGCTGAAATTCTTCAGTTAATAAAGCAATTACCAGAACAAGAAGTATACAGGATTATTGTGAAGCAATATATTGCAAAAGACTTTGATCAAGCATTTGATAATGCACATAGAATACTATGTATTTCACCGCATCCAGATGATTGCGAAGTAGGAGTGGGCGGGTTAATCGCTAAATACGCTGGAAAAGGCAAGGATGTATACTTAGTAGTAATGACTGATGGTTCTAGAGGAACACGTGATCCAAGAATGACGAGGGGGAGAGTAGCACTAATTAGGAGAAGAGAGCAGGAGGAAGCCGGTAGGGTCTTAGGCGTTAAGAATATTTATTGGCTAAACTATCCTGACGGAGAACTGCCATATAGTTACGAGGTAATAAACAAGCTTGTAACACTATACAGGCTTCTCAAGCCAGATATAGTATTGGCTCCTGATCCCTCTCTACCCTATGAAGCACACCCCGATCATTTAAATACTGGGAGAGCCGCATCAACAGCAGCAATATTCTCGGGTATGCCCCTCTATAATCGTGTAGACTTAGAGACAGGTTTATCTCCACATAGTATAAGATATATAGCCTACTATTATACTTCGAGACCAAACACGTACATAGATATAACAGATACTATTGAGAAAAAACTAGAGGCATTAAGAAAACATGAATCACAATTTAAAGAATCATGGACGCTTATTGAAGCCCTTATACGTGTATTAGGAGCGATCTATGGGAGAAAAATAAATGTTGAATACGCTGACGCCGTTAAGCTTGTTCCAGCAATACTATTACATGCTGTGCCCTTTACCGAATATGTCTAG